One window of Phycisphaeraceae bacterium genomic DNA carries:
- a CDS encoding glycosyltransferase, translated as MTDGVSPSDGGSGGAFRANGSGMPGLRWPRIEPDAARLPATLPDGSPWPRISIVTPTFNQGRFIEETLLSVINQGYPSVEHIVVDGASTDETGEILARYRERLAHVVSEKDRGQSDAINKGMRLATGEILTWLNSDDMLAPGALHAAALAFWRHQSDMVAGVCELYRDGEIVHRHLTACPNGPLSVGELLDLEGSWLRGRFFYQPEVMFTRELWERAGAHVREDAFYSMDYELWLRFAHAGAKMRVIASPIAHFRVHDDQKTAVAENYRAELPRVRDEFARERSLTVPKARPEGRVRLKVVLFNDIGYTYGAGIAHKRVAAAFTEMGHDVVVLAATSVHPTREQTRLGGESVLEQIERHSPDLVVIGNLHGAGVSAETIGLIAGRFQTVFVMHDLWLVTGRCAYTGGCRAYLSGCSDRCTCPPGYPDAKPEAIAPMWNSKRRVLSSSPKLAVAGDSRHVAGVAEEAVARDPLCAMTGVRPPVSWIKYGFETDVFVPRDRRLCRELLGLPQDAFIVLSSASSLDDERKGLAHLAEAMKSLDLCDALVVCVGHLPPDRPAPIPGMRAMGYMDDPMRLAMLYSACDIFVGPSLEEAFGQVFVEAAACGTPSVGYPVDGVPEAITHGVTGLVADACEPASLARAIETLYRDHELRRTLSLLGPIHVRNEWSMTAAAHRWREFFRETGLEKALRLGARMDLGVGTRTPPSPQRLASVEPGWRAVSGFDHWEGPYPEQELPRCRWILGPVARFEVDVADAGPHRVVIRYRNFEQGQRVRLVGERGVVAEREVPQTPAGHKPAIAFITHLKKGVNALELHVWKWRHGERPMSLLVTNVRAIPTRATIGAPRVASTAEAKPSQTAGA; from the coding sequence ATGACTGACGGCGTGTCTCCATCGGACGGCGGCTCGGGCGGGGCGTTTCGGGCGAATGGCTCGGGGATGCCCGGGCTTCGCTGGCCCAGGATCGAGCCCGACGCGGCGCGATTGCCCGCGACGCTCCCCGATGGTTCGCCGTGGCCTCGGATCTCGATCGTGACGCCGACGTTCAACCAGGGGCGGTTCATCGAGGAGACGCTGCTTTCGGTCATCAACCAGGGGTATCCCAGCGTTGAGCACATTGTTGTTGATGGGGCATCGACGGACGAGACCGGGGAGATACTGGCTCGCTACAGGGAGCGGCTGGCGCATGTCGTCTCGGAGAAGGACAGGGGGCAGTCCGACGCGATCAACAAGGGGATGCGTCTTGCGACGGGTGAGATACTCACGTGGCTGAATTCGGATGACATGCTCGCGCCGGGGGCGTTGCACGCGGCTGCGCTGGCGTTCTGGCGTCATCAGTCGGACATGGTTGCGGGTGTGTGCGAGTTGTATCGGGACGGGGAGATTGTTCATCGGCATCTGACGGCATGTCCGAACGGGCCGCTTTCTGTGGGCGAGCTGCTCGATCTTGAGGGCTCGTGGCTGAGGGGACGGTTTTTCTATCAGCCCGAGGTGATGTTCACGCGGGAGCTGTGGGAGCGGGCAGGCGCGCATGTGAGGGAGGACGCCTTCTACAGCATGGACTACGAGCTTTGGCTGCGCTTTGCGCACGCCGGGGCGAAGATGCGTGTGATCGCGAGCCCGATCGCGCATTTCCGGGTCCATGACGACCAGAAGACCGCGGTGGCGGAGAACTACCGGGCGGAGCTTCCGAGGGTTCGGGATGAGTTTGCGAGGGAGCGTTCGCTCACGGTCCCGAAGGCGCGTCCGGAGGGGAGGGTGCGGCTGAAGGTCGTGCTCTTCAATGACATCGGTTACACGTATGGGGCGGGGATTGCTCACAAGCGAGTGGCGGCGGCGTTTACCGAGATGGGGCATGACGTGGTGGTGCTGGCCGCGACGAGTGTCCATCCGACGCGGGAGCAGACCCGGCTGGGGGGCGAGTCTGTCTTGGAGCAGATTGAGCGTCACTCACCGGATCTTGTGGTGATCGGGAATCTGCATGGAGCGGGGGTGAGTGCGGAGACGATCGGGCTGATCGCGGGTCGTTTCCAGACTGTCTTCGTGATGCACGATCTATGGCTGGTGACCGGAAGGTGTGCGTACACGGGTGGATGCCGGGCGTATCTCTCCGGCTGTTCGGATCGATGCACGTGTCCGCCGGGCTATCCGGATGCGAAGCCCGAGGCGATCGCACCGATGTGGAACTCGAAGCGGCGCGTGCTGAGTTCATCGCCGAAGCTGGCTGTGGCCGGGGATAGCAGGCACGTGGCCGGGGTCGCTGAGGAGGCGGTGGCCCGCGATCCGTTGTGTGCGATGACGGGTGTTCGTCCGCCGGTTTCCTGGATCAAGTACGGGTTTGAGACGGACGTCTTTGTGCCTCGGGATCGGCGGTTGTGCCGCGAGTTGCTGGGGCTGCCGCAGGATGCGTTCATCGTGCTTTCGAGCGCGTCGTCTCTGGACGATGAGCGGAAGGGGCTTGCGCATCTTGCGGAGGCGATGAAGTCTCTGGATCTGTGCGATGCGTTGGTGGTGTGTGTGGGGCACCTGCCGCCCGATCGTCCGGCGCCGATACCCGGGATGCGTGCGATGGGGTACATGGATGACCCGATGCGTCTGGCGATGCTGTACAGCGCGTGCGACATCTTTGTCGGGCCATCGCTTGAGGAGGCGTTTGGGCAGGTGTTTGTGGAGGCGGCTGCGTGCGGCACGCCCTCGGTCGGGTATCCGGTGGATGGCGTGCCCGAGGCGATCACGCACGGCGTTACCGGGTTGGTTGCTGATGCGTGCGAGCCGGCATCGCTCGCGAGGGCGATCGAGACGCTGTATCGGGATCATGAGCTGCGGCGCACGCTTTCACTGCTCGGGCCGATTCATGTTCGCAATGAGTGGTCGATGACTGCGGCGGCGCATCGCTGGCGGGAGTTCTTTCGTGAGACGGGGCTTGAGAAGGCCCTGCGGCTCGGTGCGAGGATGGATCTTGGTGTCGGAACCCGGACGCCTCCATCGCCTCAGCGGCTTGCTTCCGTTGAGCCGGGGTGGCGCGCGGTCAGCGGGTTTGACCACTGGGAGGGGCCGTATCCGGAGCAGGAGCTGCCCAGGTGTCGTTGGATCCTCGGGCCGGTGGCGAGGTTCGAGGTGGACGTGGCGGATGCGGGGCCACATCGGGTGGTGATCAGGTATCGGAACTTTGAGCAGGGCCAGCGCGTGCGGCTCGTAGGGGAGCGGGGCGTGGTTGCCGAGCGTGAGGTTCCTCAGACACCGGCGGGGCATAAGCCGGCGATCGCGTTCATCACGCACTTGAAGAAGGGCGTGAATGCGTTGGAGTTGCACGTCTGGAAGTGGCGTCACGGGGAGCGACCGATGTCGCTGCTTGTGACGAATGTGCGAGCCATCCCGACGCGAGCGACGATCGGGGCTCCGCGGGTTGCGTCTACGGCAGAGGCAAAGCCGTCGCAGACGGCCGGCGCTTGA
- a CDS encoding NADH-quinone oxidoreductase subunit H, whose amino-acid sequence MDLSKIVTAQLLVNVAVILVVVHVILLTVAYLIYLERKISAYIQDRVGPNRVGFDFGLPILQKLTFGFGFWGLGQPLADGLKFLLKEDYTPSGVDKILFTLGPMFSIIPALMGFVILPWGGVWVMPELTLPFIGTIAGGPVLVAGANVNVGIIYMLAVASVGVYGVSLGGWASNNKYSFLGGMRATAQMISYEIPLGLALLAVLLMVGSLTPERIIGYQLEHGWLVFSQPLACVIFFIAILAEANRAPFDIAEAESELVGGYHTEYSAMRFAMYFLAEYAHMITSCGLFALIFLGGWDVAPFHNFLPLETSSILVVLAKFGIFYSKVLVLIAFMMVIRWSLPRLRYDQIMQVAWQGVIPLALVVVVLTSVMVYFRLTDVVPMLIANAVAIGAVLWILPRLPRNEPNRKIRLAGSRFYAPDGHDIETAPTDPMALEDRPYEGSLPAH is encoded by the coding sequence ATGGACCTGAGCAAGATTGTGACCGCACAACTTCTCGTGAACGTCGCCGTGATCCTCGTGGTCGTCCACGTGATCCTGTTGACGGTCGCGTACCTCATCTACCTCGAGCGGAAAATCTCCGCCTACATCCAGGACCGCGTCGGACCGAACCGAGTCGGCTTTGACTTCGGGCTACCCATCCTCCAGAAGCTGACCTTCGGCTTCGGATTCTGGGGGCTCGGACAGCCGCTCGCCGACGGGCTCAAGTTCCTCCTCAAAGAGGACTACACCCCGTCAGGCGTCGACAAGATCCTCTTCACGCTCGGGCCCATGTTCTCGATCATCCCCGCGCTCATGGGCTTCGTGATCCTCCCATGGGGCGGCGTCTGGGTCATGCCCGAACTCACACTCCCCTTCATCGGCACCATCGCGGGCGGCCCCGTCCTCGTCGCCGGCGCCAATGTCAACGTCGGCATCATCTACATGCTCGCGGTCGCATCCGTCGGTGTGTACGGCGTCTCCCTCGGCGGCTGGGCAAGCAACAACAAGTACTCCTTCCTCGGCGGCATGCGCGCAACCGCTCAGATGATCTCCTACGAAATCCCGCTGGGCCTCGCCCTGCTCGCCGTGCTGCTCATGGTCGGCTCACTCACCCCCGAGCGCATCATCGGCTACCAGCTCGAGCACGGCTGGCTCGTCTTCAGCCAGCCCCTCGCCTGCGTGATCTTCTTCATCGCGATCCTCGCCGAGGCCAACCGCGCCCCATTCGATATCGCTGAGGCAGAGAGCGAACTCGTCGGCGGGTACCACACCGAATACTCGGCCATGCGATTCGCCATGTACTTCCTCGCCGAGTACGCCCACATGATCACCTCCTGCGGGCTCTTCGCACTGATCTTCCTCGGCGGCTGGGACGTCGCACCCTTCCACAACTTCCTCCCGCTCGAAACCTCCAGCATCCTCGTTGTCCTCGCCAAGTTCGGCATCTTCTACTCGAAGGTCCTCGTCCTCATCGCCTTCATGATGGTGATCCGCTGGTCGCTGCCCCGTCTTCGCTACGACCAGATCATGCAGGTCGCCTGGCAGGGCGTCATCCCGCTCGCGCTCGTGGTCGTCGTGCTGACCAGCGTGATGGTCTACTTCCGCCTCACCGACGTCGTCCCCATGCTCATCGCCAACGCCGTCGCGATCGGTGCAGTGCTCTGGATTCTCCCACGCCTCCCCCGCAACGAGCCCAACCGCAAGATCCGCCTCGCTGGCTCTCGCTTCTACGCCCCGGATGGGCACGACATCGAGACCGCCCCGACGGATCCCATGGCGCTCGAAGACAGGCCGTACGAGGGATCACTCCCCGCGCACTGA
- a CDS encoding sulfotransferase family 2 domain-containing protein, giving the protein MFRPRDPESALILLHIPKTAGTTLAIILIGHYGQENTKAVTGGDPGREAFAQEPETERLRPALFIGHQPFGIHEHVPRRCDYVTVIRDPVARVVSHYHHVLNETSHYLHSMVRSRKMTLLQYAQNAIGTKELDNGQTRMLADYSLNARTPVRSGSRDLLESAKQNLETHFCAVGLTERFDESMVMLADSLGWKSIPPYLPARVSGRSGRYPLSRDVTERIREINSLDAELYEWVAARFERQAQEYGTTLADRVARIRDQNASAASAAAAP; this is encoded by the coding sequence ATGTTCAGACCCAGAGACCCCGAATCCGCACTGATCCTCCTGCACATCCCCAAGACCGCGGGAACGACGCTCGCCATCATCCTCATCGGACACTACGGACAAGAGAACACCAAGGCCGTGACAGGTGGCGACCCCGGACGCGAGGCATTCGCCCAGGAGCCCGAAACCGAGCGGCTCCGACCCGCACTCTTCATCGGGCACCAGCCCTTCGGCATCCACGAGCACGTGCCCCGTAGATGCGACTACGTGACCGTCATCCGCGATCCGGTCGCGCGTGTCGTCTCGCACTACCACCACGTCCTCAACGAAACCTCCCATTACCTCCACAGCATGGTCAGAAGCCGCAAGATGACCCTGCTTCAGTACGCCCAGAACGCCATCGGCACCAAAGAACTCGACAACGGCCAGACTCGCATGCTCGCCGATTACTCGCTCAACGCCAGAACTCCGGTGCGATCCGGATCACGCGATCTGCTCGAAAGCGCGAAACAGAATCTCGAAACACACTTCTGCGCTGTCGGGCTGACCGAGCGGTTCGACGAGAGCATGGTGATGCTGGCGGATAGTCTCGGCTGGAAGTCCATCCCCCCGTACCTCCCGGCGCGGGTCTCGGGCAGAAGCGGTCGCTACCCCCTCTCCCGAGATGTCACCGAAAGAATCCGGGAGATAAACAGTCTGGATGCCGAGCTCTACGAGTGGGTCGCCGCACGCTTCGAGCGTCAGGCCCAGGAATACGGAACGACCCTCGCGGACCGCGTCGCCCGGATCCGGGACCAGAACGCCTCCGCCGCCTCAGCCGCAGCCGCCCCCTGA